The genomic segment GTCCTGGCCGGTTGCCAGAGCAGTGTCCCGATCGAGATCCGCGAGCCGGTGCTGGATGCCCCGAGCATCGCCCAGGTCCAGCAAGACCCGCAAAGCGGCAAGGGCAAGCGTGTCCGCTGGGGCGGCGTCATCGCATCGGTGGAGAACAGGGCCGACGACACCTGGGTGGAGGTCGTCTCGAAGACGCTAGGCGATCAAGGCCGCCCGGTGTCGGACGATGTGGCACTGGGGCGTTTCTTCGCCCGCGTCCCTGGATTTCTGGACCCCGCGGTGTACGCGGCGGACCGGGAGATCACCGTCTACGGCGTCGTCGAGGAAGAGGTCAAGCGCAACATCGGCGAAAAGCCCTACAACTACCCGACGGTGCGCAGCGAGCGCCTGTATCTGTGGCCAGTATATCTTGCCGCCCCTTACGGCTATTACCCCGACCCCTACTGGTACGACCCGTTTTATTACCCTTACCGTTACTGGCCCTACCGCCACTGGCGCCGCCACCGCTTCGGGTTCAGCCCGTACTGGTAGCCCCAGCGACAGATACGACGCGGCCGCAACGTTTCGCCGGCGGCCTCGCCAACGTAACGTGTCCGGGGCCACAGGCCCTGGCCGCGGAGACGATGCGGCCGAGCAGCCCGATGTCGAGGTGACCATAGCCGTAGGTGTCGCCGGCGATGACCTCGAACGGCCGGTCAGGGTCGCCCAGACCGTCCACGACCAGCGACGCCCCGTCGAAGTCGTCGTCACGGGTAAAGGCATGGGTCGTGATGACGGTAGCGAGACCCGCGCCGAGCGCAGCACGGTTGCCGTTCCGGGTGTCCTCGATAGCGACGCACTCGCTTGCCCTCCAACCTGTGTGCTCGAGCACATACCGGTAGACGGCCGCAGACGGCTTCTTGGCCTCCACCACATCGCAGGTCGCCACGGTATCGAACCAGTCGACCCAGTCGCCGGGTAGGTTGCCATCGCAGACGGCCCGGACATTTGCCGGTGACGTGCTGCTGGCGATAGCGAGGCGGATGCCGCTGCACCGGGCTTCGTTCAGCAGACGTAGCACACCGGGCCGAAGCGGGACGCCACGATCCGCCAGCATGCGCGCATAGAGCGCCGATTTGGCGCTGTGGAGCCTGCGGGCCAGCTCGATGAGCTGTGC from the Pseudomonadota bacterium genome contains:
- a CDS encoding HAD-IA family hydrolase, whose product is MNRVRRGEMPGRSALRALIFDLDGTIADTEEVHRRAFNQAFAEHGLSWAWSPAEYAGLLSISGGRERILQYARQSVSPTTHGAQLIELARRLHSAKSALYARMLADRGVPLRPGVLRLLNEARCSGIRLAIASSTSPANVRAVCDGNLPGDWVDWFDTVATCDVVEAKKPSAAVYRYVLEHTGWRASECVAIEDTRNGNRAALGAGLATVITTHAFTRDDDFDGASLVVDGLGDPDRPFEVIAGDTYGYGHLDIGLLGRIVSAARACGPGHVTLARPPAKRCGRVVSVAGATSTG
- a CDS encoding Slp family lipoprotein, which produces MACVLAGCQSSVPIEIREPVLDAPSIAQVQQDPQSGKGKRVRWGGVIASVENRADDTWVEVVSKTLGDQGRPVSDDVALGRFFARVPGFLDPAVYAADREITVYGVVEEEVKRNIGEKPYNYPTVRSERLYLWPVYLAAPYGYYPDPYWYDPFYYPYRYWPYRHWRRHRFGFSPYW